A portion of the Stigmatopora argus isolate UIUO_Sarg chromosome 15, RoL_Sarg_1.0, whole genome shotgun sequence genome contains these proteins:
- the LOC144090073 gene encoding uncharacterized protein LOC144090073, which produces MEGQRCVGSEKARQKQRQSATCRQRQRQRPSERQAETERNTQAEAETERETGRGRDRERERERERERERERERERCRDRARHAGRDRARDRERQRQRPSERERPRQSEREAERERERGRDRGRDQARERGRDRARERQRESEREVETVRERDAETDGERQRQSERERQRVRERQRAREKEAESERERGRERERKRQRAREKEAESEREGQRARERGREQEKGRGREREKGRGREREKGRGREQEREAESERAREAESQRGRETERETERQTERQRDRKTDRERDRERETESERQRARDREPETEGQRQRARDRGQETEGERQRARDRGYTLWGTQFNLRTICYEEEHGNQAASKHLNKAESMLQLWSELEN; this is translated from the exons ATGGAAGGCCAGCGATGTGTTGGAAG CGAGAAGGCAAGGCAGAAGCAGAGACAGAGCGCAACatgcaggcagagacagaggcagagacCGAGCGAGAGACAGGCCGAGACAGAGCGCAACACGCAGGCAGAGGCAGAGACAGAGCGCGAGACAGGGAGAggcagagaccgagagagagagagagagagagagagagagagagagagagagagagagagagagagatgccgAGACAGAGCGCGACacgcaggcagagacagagcacgagacagggagagacagaggcagagaccaagcgagagagagaggccgagacagagcgagagagaggcagagagagagcgagagagaggtagagacagaggcagagaccaagcgagagagagaggccgagacagagcgagagagaggcagagagagagcgagagagaggtagagacagtgagagagagagatgcagagacagacggagagaggcagagacagagcgagagagagcggcagagagtgagagagcggcaaagagcgagagagaaagaggcagagagcgagagagaaagaggcagagagcgagagagaaagaggcagagagcgagagagaaagaggcagagagcgagagagaggggcagagagcgagagagagaggcagagagcaagagaaagggagaggcagagagcgagagaaagggagaggcagagagcgagagaaagggagaggcagagagcaagagagagaggcagagagcgagagagccagagaggcagagagccagagaggcagagagacagagagagagacagagagacagacagagagacagagagacagaaagacagacagagagagagacagagagcgagagacagagagcgagagacagagagccaGAGACAGAGAGCCAGAGACAGAGGGCCAGAGACAGAGGGCGAGAGACAGAGGGCAAGAGACAGAGGGCGAGAGACAGAGGGCGAGAGACAGAGG ATATACGCTTTGGGGGACACAGTTCAACCTGAGAACAATCTGCTACGAGGAGGAACATGGAAATCAAGCTGCATCAAAGCACCTCAACAAAGCCGAGTCCATGCTTCAATTGTGGAGCGAGCTGGAAAATTAG